The Rickettsiales bacterium genome includes a region encoding these proteins:
- a CDS encoding DUF3576 domain-containing protein encodes MKKILYIITFSIIISSCSNSSLESPTSTKSVEEARRESRGKLTGDEGISFGGPTKSGAGAASPIGVNSFLWRATIDTLSFMPFMSADPFGGVIITDWYEDPATKDIRFKVNAIIIDRALRSDGIKVTLFKQKLVKGNWRDIKSPPQDAHKIEDTILTRARELKIKQ; translated from the coding sequence ATGAAAAAAATATTATATATAATAACTTTTTCAATTATAATCTCATCATGCTCCAACTCCTCACTTGAGTCTCCTACTAGTACTAAGAGTGTTGAAGAAGCCCGTAGGGAATCACGTGGCAAACTAACGGGAGATGAAGGCATATCATTTGGTGGTCCTACAAAAAGTGGAGCTGGTGCCGCCTCTCCTATTGGAGTGAATAGTTTCTTATGGCGCGCTACTATAGACACTCTATCTTTTATGCCATTCATGTCCGCCGATCCTTTTGGCGGAGTAATTATTACTGACTGGTATGAAGATCCAGCCACGAAAGATATAAGATTCAAGGTAAATGCGATTATTATAGATCGGGCACTACGCTCCGATGGTATAAAGGTTACCTTATTCAAACAAAAATTAGTAAAAGGTAACTGGCGTGACATAAAGTCACCACCACAGGATGCTCACAAAATTGAGGATACAATACTTACTAGAGCCAGAGAGCTTAAAATAAAACAATAA
- a CDS encoding porin, with amino-acid sequence MQKLMSSCLCVSTIMLTTPSLAQSNQEILKQLQTMQAQMNAMQKEMNKLKRQLVEEQSKNSYHSNKIHNNYQHGVSSKQSVSTSSFISKNNNDTKNDGDEVIVTLDPAPKFKTRNGDYSFGINGFAQIDAGIINDDKTDHADGTNIRRARLSASGKFARDFKYKIQNDFAGNSSKLTDVYLQYTGFSPVTFTVGQFKEPFGLNTLTSDLFTNFIERASVSIFSPERNIGIMASSYGSDEHIGHWTAAIGGFGGSAGSTKSTDDESKDVTARLTLAPIAEKNSLLHFGVAGSHRIPSSSGDSFTFSSTAENNLSTDSTELAVNTGTISNVDSANLLGLEIAASYDSFGMQGEYVNNSIKRKSASDINLNGYYIEAYYYLTGENNNYITKSAKFDRVNPNNPFGISENGWGAWQLMARYSSLDLTDKNITGGKLRDTTLGIKWLPNSNTMVSANYIISDTDNKAVTPNDDPQIWILRTQFDF; translated from the coding sequence ATGCAAAAACTAATGTCTTCTTGCCTTTGTGTATCTACTATAATGTTGACTACACCATCTCTGGCACAAAGTAATCAAGAGATATTAAAACAACTACAAACCATGCAAGCGCAAATGAACGCTATGCAAAAAGAAATGAACAAACTAAAGCGGCAGTTAGTGGAAGAACAGAGTAAAAATAGTTACCATTCTAATAAAATTCATAATAACTATCAACATGGGGTTTCTTCCAAACAGAGTGTATCCACGTCTTCATTTATTAGCAAAAATAATAACGACACGAAAAATGATGGCGATGAGGTTATAGTAACTTTAGATCCAGCTCCTAAATTCAAAACTAGAAATGGCGATTACAGCTTTGGGATAAACGGCTTTGCTCAAATTGACGCTGGAATAATTAACGACGATAAAACTGACCATGCGGATGGAACAAATATAAGAAGAGCAAGACTATCAGCTTCCGGTAAATTCGCTCGTGACTTCAAATATAAGATACAAAACGATTTCGCTGGAAATTCAAGCAAACTAACGGATGTGTATCTACAATATACTGGATTCTCTCCAGTTACATTTACAGTCGGTCAATTCAAAGAGCCTTTTGGACTAAATACTCTTACCAGCGACCTATTTACCAACTTTATTGAACGAGCCTCTGTAAGCATTTTTTCCCCTGAGCGTAACATAGGGATTATGGCAAGTTCTTATGGTAGTGATGAACATATAGGTCATTGGACAGCCGCTATTGGTGGTTTTGGTGGAAGTGCTGGTAGCACTAAAAGTACTGATGATGAATCAAAAGATGTAACAGCACGCCTCACCCTTGCGCCAATAGCCGAAAAAAATAGCTTACTGCATTTTGGTGTTGCTGGAAGCCATCGTATACCTAGTTCCTCAGGTGATTCTTTCACTTTCTCTTCCACAGCAGAAAATAATCTTTCAACAGACTCTACTGAGTTGGCAGTAAATACCGGAACCATAAGCAATGTGGATTCAGCAAACTTGTTAGGATTAGAAATCGCGGCTTCTTATGATTCATTTGGCATGCAAGGTGAGTATGTAAATAACTCCATAAAACGCAAATCAGCTTCCGACATCAATCTAAATGGCTACTATATTGAAGCTTATTACTATTTAACAGGTGAAAACAATAACTATATAACCAAATCCGCTAAATTTGACAGAGTTAACCCTAATAATCCTTTCGGTATTTCCGAAAATGGCTGGGGGGCATGGCAACTTATGGCACGCTATAGCAGTCTTGATTTAACTGATAAAAATATAACCGGTGGAAAGCTCCGTGACACCACTTTAGGAATTAAGTGGCTACCAAATAGCAATACAATGGTTTCCGCTAATTATATAATATCCGATACTGATAACAAAGCTGTCACGCCTAATGATGACCCACAAATATGGATATTAAGAACGCAATTTGATTTTTAG
- the holA gene encoding DNA polymerase III subunit delta gives MKITAKQITSFIENPQNSCGSVLIYGVDNGLVRDRSRSIIKSVLGSMAEDSFAKSEIAASDLSSDPAKLYDELSAVSMMCDKRVIVVYDATDKITKIIEEAENYLNKDTFLIITAGELQARSSLRGFFEKSKTLASLACYRDEAKDVQSVIRQKFQEAGIKYDNETLNYLVSQLGNDRYVTYQELEKIALYAADTKEINLNDVKLLVDYNQTTQLDDIVNSVADRNLKNLEEKLTQHLKEGTQPIMYIRSMQRYFNKLYSIRLNMKENQQTARTAVAALRPPVFFKQQPILIRHADSWTLDNITNAIKILIGAELDCKTSDIPAIEASSRKLMKITQIR, from the coding sequence ATGAAAATAACCGCTAAGCAGATAACCTCTTTCATAGAAAATCCACAAAATAGCTGTGGTTCTGTTCTTATTTATGGCGTAGATAATGGGCTTGTACGAGACAGAAGCCGCTCTATAATAAAATCTGTTCTAGGCAGCATGGCAGAGGACTCATTCGCTAAATCAGAAATAGCCGCCAGCGATTTATCATCTGATCCAGCGAAACTATATGACGAACTATCAGCCGTTAGTATGATGTGTGACAAGAGAGTCATAGTAGTTTATGACGCTACCGATAAAATAACTAAAATAATTGAAGAAGCGGAAAATTACCTTAATAAGGATACGTTCTTAATAATAACCGCCGGAGAATTGCAAGCACGCTCATCGTTACGGGGATTTTTTGAGAAAAGCAAAACCCTCGCCTCCCTCGCATGCTATCGTGACGAAGCCAAAGACGTTCAATCGGTAATACGTCAAAAATTTCAGGAAGCGGGAATAAAATATGATAATGAAACCTTAAATTATCTAGTGAGCCAACTAGGTAATGACCGTTACGTAACCTATCAAGAGCTAGAAAAAATAGCATTATACGCGGCGGATACAAAAGAAATAAACCTAAATGACGTAAAGTTACTAGTAGATTATAACCAAACTACACAGCTTGATGACATAGTAAACTCAGTCGCCGATCGCAATCTAAAGAATCTGGAGGAAAAGCTTACTCAGCATCTAAAAGAGGGCACACAGCCAATCATGTATATACGGTCAATGCAAAGATATTTTAACAAGCTTTATTCAATACGTCTCAATATGAAAGAAAACCAGCAAACAGCTAGAACAGCCGTCGCGGCACTGCGTCCACCAGTATTTTTCAAACAACAACCAATTCTTATTCGCCACGCTGATAGTTGGACTCTTGATAATATCACAAACGCCATAAAAATACTTATAGGCGCTGAGTTAGATTGTAAAACTTCTGATATTCCAGCGATAGAGGCAAGCAGCCGTAAATTAATGAAAATAACTCAAATCAGATAG
- the lipB gene encoding lipoyl(octanoyl) transferase LipB, producing the protein MSPDKLKWKISQHPVAYPDSISFMEERVEDIIAGNASEMVWLLEHPPLYTAGTSANMRDLLSHDFPLYETGRGGQITYHGPGQRIAYVMLDLKKRGQRDVRNFVKNLEEWLISSLAEFGIVGQIREGRVGVWVNTPSVEAKIAALGIRIRKWVTFHGIALNVNPELEHYKGIVPCGVKGFGVTSMSNLGVSASMKEVDEVLKKKFAEVF; encoded by the coding sequence ATGTCACCAGACAAGCTGAAATGGAAAATATCACAACATCCAGTAGCATATCCTGATTCTATTTCCTTTATGGAAGAAAGGGTAGAGGATATAATAGCGGGTAATGCCTCTGAGATGGTTTGGTTGCTTGAGCATCCGCCATTATATACAGCTGGTACCAGCGCTAATATGCGTGATTTATTATCTCATGATTTTCCATTATATGAAACTGGAAGAGGGGGGCAAATAACCTATCACGGACCGGGGCAACGTATAGCGTATGTCATGTTAGATCTAAAAAAACGTGGTCAGAGAGATGTACGTAATTTTGTAAAGAATCTTGAAGAGTGGCTTATATCATCACTTGCTGAATTTGGTATTGTTGGACAAATAAGGGAAGGTAGAGTTGGTGTGTGGGTTAATACCCCTTCGGTTGAGGCGAAGATAGCGGCACTCGGTATACGTATTCGTAAGTGGGTTACTTTTCATGGAATAGCTCTTAATGTGAATCCTGAACTTGAGCATTATAAAGGGATAGTACCGTGTGGTGTAAAGGGTTTTGGTGTTACCTCTATGAGTAATCTTGGTGTTAGCGCTTCAATGAAAGAGGTAGATGAGGTGCTTAAAAAGAAGTTTGCCGAAGTGTTTTAG
- a CDS encoding tetratricopeptide repeat protein translates to MRFLRISIIRIAYVLAFLCFYILASSSLYAIGGKDKDTIRPNYTLIDEFLDLASIGEGKQNNELARKTVEELIKLADGGYIGAQYNLGVMYAKGDGVQKDYTKAVGWWEKAASQNYVGAQYNLGILYSRDDTGFKDIRKSLKWFEMAASNNYVGAQYNLAVLYAKGDGIPVDMEKAVLWFERAAHAGYVGAQYNLGYIYFYGDGIPKEPKKAAYWYGKVAEKGDSHIQYNLGVMYLQGASNYIEAVKWFALSANQGNVLAQYQLALMYESGEVIKQDYKAAAKFYLLAAENGHLESQNAVAVMYANGTGVARDYNKALEWYFKAADRGYAQAQNNLGLMYAEGRGVDKNYVEAIKWYRRAIDGGDIAAKYNLGLLYYEGKGIPADVVKAVKMYTESADKGYVEAQYKLGMMYYNREEGVVGSLEKAYKWISLAAAQNHQEAIKSQSVIGDIISDTEKEKGMMLARKWMERKGYLSDNSVSQLNNYSVK, encoded by the coding sequence ATGAGGTTTCTACGCATTTCTATCATTAGAATAGCTTATGTATTAGCGTTTTTATGTTTTTATATTTTGGCGAGTTCATCGCTGTATGCTATAGGTGGTAAGGATAAAGATACGATAAGACCAAATTACACGCTTATAGACGAATTTCTTGACCTAGCTAGTATAGGCGAGGGAAAGCAAAATAATGAGCTTGCTAGAAAAACAGTAGAGGAATTAATTAAACTCGCTGATGGTGGATATATTGGAGCACAGTATAATCTTGGTGTGATGTACGCTAAGGGTGATGGGGTGCAGAAAGATTACACTAAAGCGGTAGGCTGGTGGGAAAAAGCCGCTAGTCAGAATTACGTTGGCGCGCAGTACAATCTCGGTATTTTATATAGCAGGGATGATACTGGTTTTAAGGATATAAGAAAATCGCTTAAATGGTTTGAGATGGCGGCATCTAACAATTATGTCGGCGCACAATATAATCTCGCTGTTTTATACGCTAAGGGTGATGGTATACCAGTTGATATGGAAAAGGCTGTTTTGTGGTTTGAAAGGGCAGCGCATGCTGGATATGTCGGCGCGCAATATAATCTAGGGTATATATATTTTTATGGAGATGGTATTCCCAAAGAACCAAAAAAAGCCGCTTATTGGTATGGAAAGGTCGCGGAAAAAGGAGATTCACATATCCAGTATAATTTGGGAGTAATGTATTTACAGGGCGCTAGTAACTATATTGAGGCGGTAAAATGGTTCGCACTATCAGCTAATCAAGGAAATGTCTTAGCGCAATATCAACTTGCTCTAATGTATGAAAGCGGAGAAGTAATAAAACAGGATTATAAGGCCGCCGCGAAATTTTATTTACTCGCGGCTGAAAATGGTCATTTGGAATCTCAGAACGCTGTAGCTGTTATGTATGCTAATGGCACTGGAGTGGCAAGAGATTATAATAAAGCTTTAGAATGGTATTTTAAGGCCGCTGATAGAGGGTACGCTCAGGCGCAAAATAATCTTGGTTTGATGTACGCGGAAGGTCGTGGTGTAGATAAGAATTATGTTGAGGCGATAAAATGGTATCGTAGAGCTATTGATGGAGGAGATATAGCGGCAAAATACAATCTTGGGTTATTGTATTATGAAGGGAAGGGGATTCCAGCGGATGTGGTGAAAGCTGTTAAAATGTATACCGAATCCGCTGATAAAGGTTACGTTGAAGCGCAATATAAACTTGGTATGATGTATTATAACCGAGAGGAAGGCGTGGTCGGAAGTCTTGAGAAAGCCTATAAATGGATAAGTCTTGCCGCCGCTCAAAACCATCAGGAAGCAATTAAATCACAGTCTGTTATTGGAGATATAATATCTGATACAGAAAAAGAAAAAGGAATGATGCTAGCGAGAAAATGGATGGAGAGGAAAGGTTATCTATCAGATAATTCTGTGAGTCAGTTAAATAACTATAGCGTGAAGTAA
- the leuS gene encoding leucine--tRNA ligase, with protein sequence MTDNSRYNFRETEEKWQKYWQDNQIFKSNFESEKPKYYVLEMFPYPSGNIHMGHVRNYTLGDVIARSKRAQGYNVLHPMGWDAFGLPAENAAIANNSHPKKWTISNIENMRKKLKSIGIAYDWTKELATCLPEYYEHEQLFFLKFLENNIAYRKESEVNWDPIDNTVLANEQVIDGRGWRSGALVERRKLSQWFLRISDFSEELLSSLDSLKEWPDKVRLMQERWIGKSSGARLKLNIKDSNLHSEKYIEIYTTRPETIFGMSFCAIAPSHPIATKLAENNQQIADFISECNSLGTSEEAIEKAEKRGIDTGLKIIHPFSEQEIPVYIANFVLMDYGSGAIFGCPAHDERDFEFATKYELPIIKVIDDNGVIINSDIINGLKVTEAKEKIISVLKEKDIGEEKINYRLRDWGISRQRYWGCPIPIIYCDDCGIVPVPEKNLPVTLPEDVSFDKTGNPLDNHPTWKHTKCPSCGKDARRETDTFDTFFESSWYYLRYATLPSENPLKNDTLDYWLPVDCYIGGIEHAVLHLLYSRFFTRALKKSALTTITEPFKRLETQGMICHETYKSAEGKWLSPDDIYKSDNGDFLEIGSNKPVTVGRIEKMSKSKKNTIDPNNIIQTYGVDAARLFMLSDSPPERDLEWTDAGIEGAWRYINRLWKIAHNHIQDKEKYLESLDDETDESYIKLKKATNKTIKAVTDDLDNFHFNKAIARIRELTNLIESIKVSAKNINAQDEAINSAIKLINPFLPHITEEIWQIFGNKDPLTNTSWPQVSSDWLIEDNVTIAIQINGKLRGTIDMAKDSDKETIQSEALALPVIQNFLQDKTVKKIIVVPNKIVSIVL encoded by the coding sequence ATGACAGATAATAGCCGCTATAATTTTCGTGAGACTGAAGAAAAATGGCAAAAATACTGGCAAGACAATCAAATTTTCAAAAGTAATTTTGAAAGCGAAAAACCTAAATATTATGTTCTGGAGATGTTCCCTTACCCATCCGGTAATATCCATATGGGACATGTCAGAAATTATACTTTGGGTGATGTAATAGCCAGAAGCAAAAGAGCGCAAGGATATAATGTACTTCATCCTATGGGCTGGGACGCTTTTGGACTTCCCGCTGAAAACGCGGCTATCGCTAATAACTCTCATCCCAAAAAATGGACTATATCTAATATAGAGAATATGAGAAAAAAGCTTAAGTCAATCGGGATCGCTTATGACTGGACGAAAGAACTCGCCACATGTTTGCCAGAATATTATGAACATGAACAACTGTTTTTTCTTAAGTTCCTAGAAAACAATATCGCCTACCGTAAAGAATCAGAGGTAAATTGGGATCCTATTGATAATACGGTACTCGCCAATGAACAAGTAATTGATGGTCGTGGTTGGCGTAGTGGCGCGCTAGTTGAAAGACGCAAGCTATCACAATGGTTTTTAAGAATATCTGACTTTTCAGAAGAGTTACTATCAAGTCTTGATTCACTGAAAGAGTGGCCAGATAAAGTCCGTCTTATGCAAGAACGCTGGATTGGAAAATCATCCGGTGCAAGACTAAAGCTTAACATTAAAGATAGCAATTTACACTCTGAAAAATATATAGAAATTTATACAACACGTCCAGAAACAATTTTTGGAATGTCGTTTTGCGCTATCGCTCCATCACACCCTATCGCTACAAAACTAGCTGAGAATAACCAACAAATCGCTGACTTTATCTCTGAATGTAATAGCTTAGGAACTAGTGAGGAAGCAATTGAAAAGGCTGAAAAAAGAGGCATTGATACGGGATTAAAAATTATCCATCCATTTAGCGAACAAGAAATTCCTGTTTATATCGCTAATTTTGTACTTATGGATTATGGAAGTGGCGCTATTTTTGGCTGTCCTGCCCATGATGAGCGTGATTTTGAGTTTGCTACCAAATACGAACTACCAATAATCAAAGTAATAGATGATAATGGTGTCATAATTAACTCGGATATAATAAATGGTCTTAAGGTAACTGAGGCAAAAGAAAAAATAATCAGTGTATTAAAAGAAAAAGACATTGGTGAGGAAAAAATAAATTACCGCCTGCGTGACTGGGGAATATCCCGTCAGCGTTATTGGGGATGTCCAATTCCAATAATATATTGTGATGATTGCGGTATAGTACCGGTACCAGAAAAAAACTTACCAGTTACCTTACCAGAAGATGTAAGCTTTGATAAGACTGGAAACCCACTGGACAACCATCCAACATGGAAACATACTAAATGCCCATCATGCGGTAAAGACGCAAGACGTGAAACCGACACTTTTGACACTTTCTTTGAGTCATCATGGTATTACCTGCGTTATGCTACCCTGCCATCCGAAAATCCTCTTAAAAACGACACTCTTGATTATTGGCTGCCGGTTGATTGCTATATTGGCGGCATAGAACACGCGGTACTTCACCTTCTTTACTCCAGATTCTTTACTAGAGCTTTGAAAAAATCCGCTCTTACCACAATAACCGAACCTTTCAAACGCTTAGAAACACAAGGTATGATCTGTCATGAAACCTATAAGAGCGCAGAAGGAAAATGGCTATCACCAGATGATATATATAAGAGTGATAACGGAGATTTCTTGGAAATAGGCAGTAATAAACCGGTTACTGTTGGTCGTATTGAGAAAATGAGCAAATCCAAGAAAAATACCATAGACCCTAATAATATAATCCAAACTTATGGTGTGGACGCCGCCCGCCTGTTCATGCTCTCCGATAGTCCACCTGAGCGCGACCTAGAATGGACTGACGCTGGTATTGAAGGCGCGTGGCGTTACATAAACCGCCTATGGAAGATAGCTCATAATCATATACAAGATAAGGAAAAATATCTAGAATCCCTAGATGACGAAACAGATGAGTCATATATAAAACTAAAAAAAGCTACCAATAAAACCATTAAAGCGGTTACTGATGATCTTGATAATTTTCACTTTAATAAAGCAATCGCCCGCATTCGTGAACTCACTAACTTGATAGAGAGTATAAAAGTTTCTGCTAAGAACATAAATGCCCAAGATGAGGCGATAAATAGCGCTATTAAACTTATAAATCCTTTCTTGCCACATATTACTGAGGAAATATGGCAGATTTTTGGCAATAAAGATCCGCTTACTAATACAAGTTGGCCGCAAGTAAGTAGTGATTGGCTGATAGAAGACAATGTAACAATAGCCATCCAAATAAACGGAAAGTTGCGTGGGACAATTGATATGGCAAAGGATTCTGATAAAGAAACCATTCAAAGCGAGGCTTTAGCTTTACCAGTCATACAAAATTTCTTACAAGACAAAACTGTAAAAAAGATTATTGTAGTGCCTAATAAAATTGTGAGTATAGTTCTATAA
- a CDS encoding porin, translating to MKKILLGTSALVGATALFASAANAAQTPKITLGGFSTFQAGFTGEDLDTNQRSGAFRSDNIITVRVDGKSDHGFGYGAGIDLRADTSASADAAGIDSERTYIYLDGKWGKLQGGSDYGVTKTMKIDASSIARATGGIDGDFYYFMNTAGTAYSYSTNSGGTGQVIATPDLFLDYGTGVLGNEGSQAINKISYYTPRFAGFQAGVSYLFDTTAGDRGQTLSRTDNTAGEAENVLLGAISYEGRYQNVGIALAATGEWGNAESNTQEDLRTWQVGGKIDFMGFSLAGSYGDLGDSLRLKSAGNQDDNSFWTVGGAYEIGPFGASVTYLDSEFDTGATHNDFSNLSFGVDYKLAPGLTPYAEVNVVQFDPTGTANDNDATVVLIGTQLAF from the coding sequence ATGAAAAAAATTCTTCTTGGTACCTCCGCTCTTGTTGGTGCTACCGCTTTATTCGCTTCTGCTGCGAATGCTGCTCAGACTCCAAAAATCACTCTTGGTGGTTTTTCTACCTTCCAAGCAGGATTCACTGGTGAAGATTTAGATACCAACCAACGTTCTGGTGCTTTTCGCTCTGACAATATCATCACTGTTCGTGTTGATGGTAAAAGTGACCACGGTTTCGGATACGGTGCTGGTATAGATCTACGTGCTGATACTTCAGCTTCTGCCGATGCTGCTGGTATTGATTCAGAACGTACCTACATTTATCTTGATGGTAAATGGGGTAAGCTTCAAGGTGGTTCTGATTACGGTGTAACTAAAACCATGAAAATAGACGCTTCTTCTATCGCCCGCGCTACTGGTGGTATAGATGGTGATTTCTACTATTTCATGAACACTGCTGGTACTGCTTACAGCTACTCTACCAACTCTGGTGGTACCGGTCAGGTTATCGCTACTCCTGATCTATTCTTAGATTATGGTACCGGTGTTCTTGGTAATGAAGGCTCTCAAGCAATCAATAAAATCAGCTATTACACTCCACGTTTTGCTGGTTTCCAAGCTGGTGTGAGCTATCTGTTTGACACCACAGCAGGTGATCGTGGTCAAACCCTTAGCCGTACTGATAATACTGCTGGTGAAGCTGAAAACGTATTACTTGGTGCTATCAGCTATGAAGGTCGTTACCAAAATGTTGGTATAGCTCTTGCTGCTACTGGTGAATGGGGTAATGCTGAAAGCAATACTCAGGAAGACCTACGCACTTGGCAAGTTGGTGGTAAGATTGACTTTATGGGCTTCAGCCTAGCTGGTTCATATGGTGATCTTGGTGACAGTCTTCGCCTTAAATCAGCTGGTAATCAAGATGATAACAGCTTCTGGACTGTTGGTGGCGCTTATGAAATCGGACCATTCGGTGCTAGTGTAACTTATCTTGACAGTGAGTTCGATACTGGTGCTACTCATAACGATTTCAGCAACCTATCATTTGGTGTTGATTACAAACTGGCTCCAGGTCTTACTCCGTATGCTGAAGTTAACGTAGTTCAATTTGATCCAACTGGTACAGCTAATGATAACGACGCTACAGTTGTTCTAATTGGTACTCAACTTGCTTTCTAA
- a CDS encoding YggS family pyridoxal phosphate-dependent enzyme, translating to MSIHSNIDKIKARITVAISESLLSNRMVNIIAASKDQPQYKIEEAINSGIINFGENRVQEAQEKWQELKVKYDNVKLHLIGNLQSNKVKQALLLFDVIETIDRKSLIEEIVKLRDGGFNIDNKKFYVQVNTGKEAQKSGVYPEDVDLFIDFCTERGVKIDGLMCIPPVEQPPAPHFALLREISLRNGLLELSMGMSKDFEEAIRMGATSIRLGTVLFGGRN from the coding sequence ATGTCTATTCACAGTAATATAGATAAAATAAAAGCACGAATTACAGTAGCTATTAGTGAGTCATTATTGTCTAATCGTATGGTTAACATCATTGCCGCTAGCAAAGATCAGCCGCAATATAAGATAGAAGAGGCTATAAATTCAGGTATTATTAATTTTGGTGAGAATAGAGTTCAAGAAGCGCAAGAGAAGTGGCAAGAGCTTAAGGTTAAATATGATAATGTAAAATTACATTTGATAGGAAATTTACAGAGTAATAAGGTGAAACAAGCTCTTTTATTGTTTGATGTGATTGAGACTATAGATAGAAAGTCCTTAATAGAGGAAATTGTGAAATTAAGAGATGGCGGCTTTAATATAGACAATAAAAAATTTTATGTACAGGTAAATACCGGAAAAGAAGCGCAAAAATCAGGAGTTTATCCAGAAGACGTTGATTTATTTATAGATTTTTGTACGGAGCGTGGCGTTAAAATAGATGGTCTGATGTGTATACCACCGGTTGAACAGCCACCAGCTCCTCATTTTGCTCTATTACGAGAAATTTCATTAAGAAACGGCTTGTTAGAGCTTAGTATGGGAATGAGTAAAGATTTTGAGGAAGCCATTCGAATGGGGGCGACATCTATTCGTCTTGGAACTGTCTTATTTGGTGGTAGGAATTAG